GGACTGTCCAAAAACTAGTATTTTGTGGCAATGCTGTAGGAGGGAATTGCTCCAAGCTATTTCTTCTACTATGGGGATGGTCAGTTCAAAGACCCAGAAACAATACTGCTGTTCTGAATTGTTTTTTCATCCTTAGAACTAAAACGTTTGGATATAAATGGGTATGTATCATTCCCAATATAAAGAGCAGGTAACTGAGGTGTAGAGCATCTGCATTAGCTTCCGAAGGTAACACAGAATGTCTGTGCTAGAGGAAGGAAAAATATCAAGGTCTCCTGACTCACCCCTATGCTCATATGCTAAATGATACCTGCATCCCATCTCCCTGCTTGGGGGGAGAGTTTCATAGCTCAAGTACTCCTCTTATTCTACTGTACTGGACAGTGCTTTCCCCCATTCTTTCCGACTGAtctttaaaatcttttttgtGTAATAACAGACAAAcgtttatcaaaaaaatctgcaCTGGGCATTGAAGTGCAAGAGGACCTTTCTGAAAATGCTGACGAAAACATTGGTCCTGTTCTCCAGGTTTGTGCCTTGCTTCCTTCATGTTAACATGATATCCCCATGAATAATCCTAGGCCTTTTTTATTTGTCACTTAGTGGATAGTGGAGACATCACCAGTCGAATAATAAGGTACacatctctaagggtatgtctacactgcaagtaaaatctcgtggctggcccaggccagctgagtcaggctgcagggctgtttaattgcagtgtagacttctgggcttgggctggagcctgggctgtaggacctgcaaggcaggagggtcccagagctcagggtaCGGCCCAAGCTGGAACATccgcaccacaattaaacagccccgcaagCCCCTGTGAGCTgccacaggccagccatgggtttttaattacagtgtagacatagcctagatgTCTTCAGCTGAGTGTCATATTAATAACCTATTTCTTGTGAGTAGGTTACAAAACAAATGACAAGAGACGTACATGTGCCAAATTCTTTTTCtaatctctcccctgcccccttttttccccctttcacctcaagagcagggctggctccaggcaccagccgatgaagcacgtgcttggggcaacagcttgtaaggggcggccaatcttgggggtgcggggggtggttgtggggtttttgttttttttttttttgcttggggcggcaaaaaagttagagctggccctgctcaagaGGTACCAAAAAAGTTGCTAAAAGCATATTGTGTTCTGTCTGTCCCAGGAGTCAGCATATCCCTTACTGATGTTGACAGCACAAGTGATAGGGTGGGAGGGTACACAGGAGATAGGGCTGGGCACTAAAACGCGTGGCAGATCTTATGAACTTGTTGGAACAAACTGCTGGGATCCAGGATTATGCTACAACAGAGATGCCTCATGTTCCTGTGTTGGGCTATGGCTCTTAAGCAGGGACTAAAATGTTGCACacttatttgtttgctttttccttctGAATGAGAGTCCAGGTTAGGAGTAttctgaaaaaatattatttgaatgCTCATTGTAATGTAATGTTTTTGTAGCCATGTTTATCCCAGGGtatgagagagaccaggtggataaggtagtatcttttattggaccaacttctcttggtggaaGACACAAGtgttcaagctacacagagctcttaggTTGTCTCTTcaaccaacagaagtgggtccaataagatattacctcacccacatggTTTCTCCCATTGTTATGTAGTCAGACAAAACCCATTCATAAAGCTAGCATGTGCATTCGGGGGTTGAATCTTGGCAGAGATCAAGTGTAGTGGAAGGAATTGGAAGTAGTGTAAAGCATATGCTGCTTGAAGTATTTATAACATCAGCTATACTTGGCGGTTCATTATGATAGCCTAACAAAGATACTGTATTGTGCTTGCTTTCTTTTGGCAGTTTAACTACAAAGCTGTTGCTGACAGACTCTTTGAATTGGCCAGCAGAAAAAATACACCTGCCTTTAACAGAAAACGTCTGTACAAATTGGTCAAAAAGTGAGTTCTCTTGAAACAAAGCTCAGTATGATGATTTGTCTAAATAGACTTGACATCCTGTTTCCCCAACCCCCTCTACTGCTAGTGTCCACATCAAGAGATTGCTATCCTTTTAATGAAAGTGTTTCTGCAGTGAATTTACTGTCCAGTGCATTCCTACTTGGCCCAGATATCTTAGAAAGAAGACGTTGCTTACAGTATGTTGTAATGAGAGTATAAAATCTCTGTCAGACATGGATATATGTATGGGTCTGAGACCGGTTTTGATTTTGTGTTTTTCACAGATTCCTAGACActagagttggaagggacttgAGTTGTCTTGTCTGTACTTCGTACCAGTTTAGGATTGTTCCCTGTGTTGCATTGTCAAGCGCTTTGTCTTGTATAGTTCTAAGTATTTCAAGTGatcaggccagggccggctccaggcaccagcctaccaagcacgtgcttggggcgacacctggagggggggcggcactccagccggccggggagagcgggcccctggccgggctctccgccctcctcccggcgcgccggccggtcggggagagcggggccgcggccgggctcgccgccctcccctacCACGCTCCCCGGAGGGCGCGGGGGGgatcagagccggccctggatcaggCTTCCACGCCTTCACTTTGCAGATTACTCCACCCTCACTTAAATTATGCAGTATTTGAACAGCACTGTGCTCaaactgcgggggaggggagcggcaGTGTTAAATCGCACTCTTGCCAAGACTTCTTCAGTAGTTTGGCTTTGAGTTGCTGGAGTTCTGAGGCAGATCTCTTGGCGAGCTAGCGTTTTGTAGCCCTCCGATGTATTATGCTTTCCTCAAAAGTGGGAAGTGTGCATCATAAATGCAGTAACGTGGTGACATTTCAGTCAAATATTGTAAcagtaagactttttttttttttttttaactttttcaggTTCCAGGACCTAGCAGAAGGTGAGAATTGAGCATCAAAAAAGAAGCACTTCTATTCTGCTAAATGATTCATCCTGTTCTCAGTGTAGATTTGCAGTGAATGTTGTCTTCGTGTGTTGTTTTTACATATGTTTGAAGGATATTAGTTTCAGAGGTTATTGCTGTGATGTGGTTTTCTCATTAGGAGGTATAACTTGCTCAGattcacaaaggaggtcaggtCCCCATATCTAATGCTTCACAACTTGGGGCAGCATTGTAATTTTATAAGCCGAGGTCTTGCCTTTTTATTCAAATGCTTTGCTTCTTAAGTGAGAAACATGATCAGTTTGATTCAGAATAATGAAGAAACCGCACACTTCTGTGCACATTTCTTTGCAGTGATTTAAACGTACTGCTAGACAAGTGGAGTGGGGAATCAGTGTTTGTGCCTCTTGTGCTGTATGTGAATACAGAAATTACTTGGGGGGAATGGGGGTATTTTCAGACGTCTCATCAGACTTTTTGCTCAACAGGAATCTTCCCACAAGATGATTTCCCTGAAGATGTTTCTACAGATGAAGATGACGATACATTCAGCAGGGGCAGGCGAAAGAAAAAAGTTGTCAAATCCGTGGAGAAAGCCAagctggaaaaagagagaggtagTAGGCAAAGCTAGGGAAGTGAGACCACTCTCACCAGTccataggtatgtctacactgcagcggtGAGTGAGTCTCCTAGTCTGCGTAGATGGTCTCAGCCTAGCAGGGCTCAAGCTAGAAATAGATGTGTGGTTCACTGAGACTCTGGTTCTCAAGCCTAGGGGGTCCGGTGGGCTTGAGAGACTGAGCTGCAGTGCTCACACGTCtctttttagcacgctagctcaaaCCCTGCTAGTACAAGgttgtctacccaagctggaaggcttgctcccagctgcagaacaGACATACCTAGTGTGGCTTGGCAACATAACAGGCGGAGGTTGTTTTAAGTGAGTGATCAGTGGCTTGGGATTCACAAGTTTCTGAGTCTCATTGTGATGAAGGGTAAAGGTTGAAATCttgacctcattgaagtcaacaggaattttgtcattgacgtcagtggagctaggatttcacccaatatgcGGCAGATTGGGAAGAAGCTCTGCTTTGCCTTTACCCAGTCAAGCAGCACTATGGGTATTTACTGTGAAAGCAAGAACATCTCTGTCCCCTTGAAAGAGGAATGCCATTAGAACATTAGCAATTAGGGGGAATGTCTGGAAGAGAGGAATGGAAATAAGCTATCTAGGAGGCTTTACAGCTGTTTCTACCATCAGGGTTTGCATTTACATTGCTACAAGCTTAATGTTCTTCAAGAAAATCTaccagagtcagctgacacatGAGCTGTCTTTTAATGGGTTTACCAGCAGGAAGGCCTCCAAGAGAGAGCACCTTGACGGGGTGGAGATATTACTACATTAGAACTACTCATGGGCAACTGCTGGCAACCCAGCAGTAACATGAAAAAAGTCAAGAAAAGCATTAATAGGCCTGGAAAAAATGATATGGACTCTGTGGCCGTACGTGCAGTAAAGATTTAGGGATGTAAGGAAAGCAACTCCTCTATTGCAGTTgtcttttcattttatatttgggTTAAATGTTGCTGCTTTCCGATTTTTGCCTCCTTGCAGAGAAGGATGGAAAAGAGGCATCAAGTACAGAGGAAGATGATGCATCAGGACtccagaagaagaggaagaggcgGAAGAAGAGGGACTGTCAAATTGCAGACTCCAGCACAGCTGATGGGAGAAGTGAAGAGGAGGTACCTGATGCAATTGGACCCAAAGAACCCAACAAGGGCAGAGCACCAGAAActagtaaaagaaaaagaaaaaacaaatctctAGACAAAGAGGCAACTGAGACTGGAATTGGCGTAACTGGCAGCGAAGGAGATGGTGACAACTGTGCACAGGATGCTCGGACTGACGTAATGCAGACTAAAAGGAGACAGCTCAAGAAAAAGAACACAAAACTGCAGAAGGTTCATGTAAAACCTGTATCTCAAAATGGACCAGCTAATGCCAATGCCCTGTGGGATGGCAGTGACTGTGCCACTGTAACGACTACCAAGATGgtgaaaaagaaacagaaaatgaggACTGTCTTACTCAATGGCTTATCTGAACAGGCTGCTCTGCAGTCAGAACAGGAAAGCTTGCAGAATAGCCCTACAGGAGAAGGGGACTCTGAATCCACACTGCCCCCAAAAGTCAAATGGAAGAAAAAACCTAAGTTGGGCAGTTTAGATGGGCTCAGGGTCTCAAACCAGAAACCACCATCCctgaaaaagaagaggaagatcaaggaggTGATAAACTCTGTTGAAGTGAAGGGAGTTCTGGAGGCTGCATGCAAGAAAAGCAAAAAGAGTGTAAGCAGAGGGCTCTAATTGCCTTTTGCCTGTGAGGCTTGTTTGAATTCAGTATGAGCTGAGTGGTTTATGGGATGTTTTTTTTACATGCGTTAAATTCCCCTTGTCAAGGGATAACAATATCAATTGGGAATTAAGGGAGTGGGAGGGTCCCATGTGTATATTTCACCACTCAGGAATGTCATGGATCTGAATCTAAGGTGGGGACTTTCATTGCTCGTAGTGCTTCCATGATTACTTGTgtgaatgggccaaattcttggaAGGAGGGCATTGCATCCAATGCTGTGCTCAACTTGTTCTTGGCCAGTAGGCCATCTCTGATGCAGCAATAATAGTTCCTTGCAACAATTTATGGTCATTTTGGTTTTTGTCCCCTACACCCTCCCTTGTGGGTAAGTGGAGGCAGTCTGAATTTAGAAAGCATTTAGGGTCCAAAAATACTTTGCAGGTTATGACTTAGACAACACTGCAGGAATCCTGGCAGTTTTTCCTTGAAATATTCAGAGTTTTTTCCTTAATGAAAATTACTGAATATTTACAagttatatattttcattttgtttactgATGTATTTCAAACATTTTAGTCCAAGTTTTGCACCTCACACCATTCATTTTGTCTTTGCTGTGGTTCAAAGGAAActattctgcaaacatttatgcacgtTCTTTGTTCCTCTGCCTTAAAAACCAGGCTACTTAAGTACTGTGTATGCCTTGGTTACACACCAATTTAAACAAGTTTTAATACACATCTTTAGTTAAACCTGTGCAAATTTGTGTATAGACGAGGACTAACGGTATAGTCCTTGGAGGACTAATAACTCAGACATATGATACTGTTAGAAAGTTTCCAGAGCTTTTTATACGTAATACTgtgatcatttattttaaagggcTATGTGTTCAGAGAATGAGTGCTTCGTGATAGTATTGGAAATTGGCATTTCCAAATTGCAAATCTCACATTTCTGCCATTGGAGAGTTTGCAAAATATTGGATCTTTAAACCTATCTCTGGTGCAGAACTAAATACTGCTTCACTCCTTTATGATGTACAAAGACGGattccccttttttaaaatcttgttttaaattgTGTAATATCAAGTTCTCACTTCTCTGTCGTTGATGGAGGAGGTTAGAACTCAAGAATGATGTCCCGCAAAGCTGTATCCTGAATTGCAAATTGCCCTGCTTCCAGCAGAGAGGAGTTGGAGATGTTTTGAGTCTTGGTTTCCCAAGCATAAAAAATTTTGAGAATCGGAAGAAGCTAACTCTATACATCATAAAAGAACAGGAAAGGGCAAAACCATGAATGTTCAGAATTGCTTCACAGTTTGCCTGCTAAAATTGGGAAGCTAAGACTTCTGCATTGTTTAAAGTGGAGCATAATTTTATTAGTTCTGGTCCCAGTGGCCTGAGATTCAGATTGTGTTGAAAAGGGACCCCTCTGATCTCCccctccttttatttatttgtatattttttaaataatctaaaCTAACATTACTCAGTTTGTCTATGAGGAGAGGGCAGCCACTTAGTGGCCAGTGCTCTGCTAGATACTTTGGTTTCGTTCCTGGTAGCTTTCTTGGTCCCCAGGCTAAAATGTATTGTTTGCATATTCAGTCCCTAGAGAGGAAAGCATGCTTTGTATTTCTCAGTAGCATTCTGTCCACATCTCTGTCCATCCAGCTTAAAGGAGTAGAGTTAAACAGACCCAAAAGCAATCCCATGTAATCCTTGACCCTAgtggggcagagggaaaggggaaagCTTCAGAGCTCCCAGATGGACATAGAAGGGAGTAGGGGAACCTTGTGCTCCTGAAAATGATGCCATTATCTGGACCGTGACAGGGAACTTACAAGTTCCCTTCACCTTCCAGAACTCCATCAATGCACCTCCTCTTCCCATTCAACAGTCTTGCTATTCCAGCGCTGATCTTTCTTGAACAGAGACTTCCAATCGTGCAAACTTATGAGGCATTTTTGTAATGGCGGCAAATGTTAACCAGGGGACTAACAAGTGACCACTAACTAGCATTCATTCATGACGAGTGACCATTGTTTAACTATGGCCACCACTGGCAAATGGCTAGCACTAACCCTAGCACCCTCTATTTCTCAGCTGCTGCTCTTTCTCACGCTgagtaaacttgttttatttttcccctcataGGAGGTTGGTGGCACTCTCACTccattaaagaaaacaaaggcaaagaCAGGGAATGACTTTGTGAAATTTGAAAAAACAACTTTACCAAAGCCGGTGTTCTTCAGGAAAGCCAAAGGCAGCCTCTCTTCAACCAGAGCCTCCGTGCAGGTAAAGTGACCCTGATTTGGTCTGCCAAAATTGGGGGGTTGCCTTAAGTATGGCTCACGGAACTCCATGACATGGCTCATGGCCACCCGCATCTGAAAACAG
The DNA window shown above is from Trachemys scripta elegans isolate TJP31775 chromosome 1, CAS_Tse_1.0, whole genome shotgun sequence and carries:
- the RRP1B gene encoding ribosomal RNA processing protein 1 homolog B, translated to MERVSRFQRAGGRDAFYPAEGGGAKGDGGAGTMAPAAAAAAAVQPPEIQFAQRLAANEKRSRDRAVKKLRGYISLRTQSPAGGFSQEELLKIWKGLFYCMWMQDKPLLQEELASTISQLIHVVQNIEAQHLFIQTFWQTMNREWNGIDRLRLDKYYMLIRMVLRQSFEVLKRNGWDESLIEPFLHLLMKEVIHPESNAPNGIKFHFIDIYLEELAKAGAKELTADQNLKFIEPFCKIAAKSKDRHLMQAVARGIFEAIVDQSPFAIEDLMKELKTSCDGDVELSEGDEAENKEPLVTKDKRLSKKSALGIEVQEDLSENADENIGPVLQFNYKAVADRLFELASRKNTPAFNRKRLYKLVKKFQDLAEGIFPQDDFPEDVSTDEDDDTFSRGRRKKKVVKSVEKAKLEKEREKDGKEASSTEEDDASGLQKKRKRRKKRDCQIADSSTADGRSEEEVPDAIGPKEPNKGRAPETSKRKRKNKSLDKEATETGIGVTGSEGDGDNCAQDARTDVMQTKRRQLKKKNTKLQKVHVKPVSQNGPANANALWDGSDCATVTTTKMVKKKQKMRTVLLNGLSEQAALQSEQESLQNSPTGEGDSESTLPPKVKWKKKPKLGSLDGLRVSNQKPPSLKKKRKIKEVINSVEVKGVLEAACKKSKKSEVGGTLTPLKKTKAKTGNDFVKFEKTTLPKPVFFRKAKGSLSSTRASVQLNKLQCSSSKKVTFGLNKNMTAEFKKTDKSILVSPEGASRVAFNPEQKPPHGVLKSPGTPTAEPQMKKSFVTPAKKRPTAMDFF